The following proteins are co-located in the Solanum pennellii chromosome 1, SPENNV200 genome:
- the LOC107008417 gene encoding multisubstrate pseudouridine synthase 7 isoform X2, producing the protein MLKTLCSKLRRHHLLLRKTLLPNILKPYYYRFLENTLLPDTMKTMDESDVGISCYISNLRGFRGILKQRYSDFIVNEVDLDENVVHLNSLEAPKECSENKDVNISDQLNRSYVTEIESFRSLAGNSDADKLKAFIDELNSGADVSHESIVLSPSSDKSHRTEIHNFFKERLKFLVTDTIDGVEDQSKCVRVRLNNDRNNGRGRSSRKRKDRNDKRYDSRGSDSWPGHLGKFLRFHLFKENKDTQEALNVIAKMLGVQVRSFGFAGTKDKRAVSTQRVTVFKQQASKLAALNKRLIGIKVGDFCHVKEGLLLGQLYGNRFTITLRGVSAESEDIIKASAVALGKHGFINYFGLQRFGSSSVPTHLIGAALLRGEWKAAVSLILDPREGEKNAISTVREYYKESGDIDGTLRQLPRYLVAEKAILQCLKRSPGNYLQALKAIPRTLRMMYVHSYQSYLWNHAASMRVQKHGFDQVVLGDLVYSKEEYKVKESFVAECEDVNDNNMDDYSNLDEISETDLPEERNIPVKVINEEDLKSGTYTIDDVLLPLPGSRVIYPSNDIGEVYRDLAQKDGISLTETAHKIKEFSITNMTGAYRRVFQKPKDFEWELLSYTDGTIPLAETDFDVIAKSVKRKVIEEDPANGSKELPADSSAISVGGDMLSGKVCEEKINNEAGMQSEKSQSGGNAEESQMALKLSFTLPASCYATMAVRELLKTSTSVAFHKSLND; encoded by the exons ATGTTAAAAACCCTTTGTTCAAAACTCAGGCGTCATCATCTGCTACTAAGAAAAACCCTTTTGCCTAACATTCTTAAACCCTACTACTACAGATTTCTTGAAAACACCCTTTTGCCTGATACTATGAAAACTATGGATGAATCTGATGTGGGTATCTCTTGCTACATTTCCAACCTCCGTGGCTTTCGTGGCATCCTCAAGCAAag GTACTCTGACTTCATTGTAAATGAAGTGGACTTAGATGAAAATGTTGTTCATTTGAATTCGTTGGAGGCTCCAAAGGAG TGTTCAGAGAACAAGGACGTGAATATATCTGACCAACTGAATAGAAGTTATGTGACTGAGATAGAATCTTTCAGATCTCTCGCTGGCAATTCTGATGCTGACAAGCTTAAAGCTTTTATTGATGAACTTAATTCTGGGGCCGATGTCAGTCATGAATCCATCGTCCTTTCACCAAGTTCAGATAAATCCCATCGGACT gaaattcataattttttcaagGAAAGATTAAAATTCCTTGTAACCGATACAATTGATGGAGTAGAGGACCAATCAAAGTGTGTTCGTGTGAGATTGAATAACGACAGGAATAATGGAAGGGGTAGATCCTCTAGGAAAAGGAAAGACCGGAATGATAAACGTTATGACAGTAGAGGTTCAGACAGTTGGCCAGGACATCTTGGCAAGTTCCTCAG GTTTCATCTTTTCAAGGAGAATAAGGATACACAGGAAGCTTTAAACGTTATAGCAAAGATGCTTGGCGTTCAG GTTAGGTCCTTTGGATTTGCTGGTACTAAAGATAAGCGTGCTGTTTCAACTCAGAGG GTAACCGTTTTCAAGCAACAAGCAAGTAAATTAGCAGCTCTCAACAAAAGATTGATTGGTATCAAAGTTGGTGACTTTTG CCATGTTAAAGAAGGGCTTCTGCTTGGGCAGCTTTATGGGAACCGATTTACTATAACACTCAG GGGAGTGTCAGCAGAGTCTGAGGATATAATTAAAGCATCAGCAGTTGCCCTTGGAAAACATGGGTTTATAAACTATTTTGGCTTACAG CGGTTTGGCAGCAGTTCTGTGCCAACACATCTAATTGGAGCTGCATTATTGCGTGGAGAATGGAAAGCTGCTGTCAGCTTGATTCTTGATCCAAGAGAAGGGG AGAAGAATGCCATCAGTACAGTAAGGGAGTATTACAAGGAAAGTGGTGACATTGATGGGACTCTAAGGCAGTTACCTCGTTATCTGGTTGCTGAAAAGGCAATT TTGCAGTGCCTGAAAAGATCTCCTGGAAACTATCTACAAGCTCTGAAGGCCATACCCAGGACTCTCCGAATGAT GTATGTTCATAGCTATCAAAGTTATCTTTGGAACCATGCGGCAAGCATGAGAGTGCAAAAGCATG GGTTTGACCAAGTTGTGTTGGGAGATTTGGTGTATTCAAAAGAAGAGTATAAAGTGAAAGAATCTTTTGTTGCTGAATGTGAAGACGTGAATGACAATAATATGGATGATTATAGCAATCTGGATGAGATCTCAGAGACTGATCTTCCTGAAGAAAGAAATATACCAGTCAAG GTTATAAATGAAGAAGACCTTAAATCTGGTACATATACCATTGATGACGTACTTCTACCTTTGCCTGG GTCTAGAGTTATTTATCCATCAAATGACATTGGTGAAGTTTACCGTGACTTGGCACAAAAg GATGGTATCAGCTTGACAGAGACTGCACATAAGATCAA AGAATTCTCCATAACCAATATGACCGGAGCTTACAGACGCGTGTTTCAAAAGCCGAAGGATTTTGAATG GGAATTGCTTAGTTACACTGATGGAACTATACCTCTGGCTGAGacagattttgatgtcattgcCAAGTCAGTAAAAAGAAAGGTCATAGAGGAGGACCCGGCCAATGGAAGCAAAGAGCTTCCTGCTGACTCTTCAGCTATCTCTGTAGGCGGTGACATGCTTTCTGGAAAAGTGTGCGAGGAAAAGATCAACAATGAAGCAGGGATGCAATCAGAGAAATCTCAGAGTGGTGGTAATGCTGAGGAGAGCCAGATGGCTCTCAAGCTGAGCTTTACACTACCAGCTTCTTGCTATGCAACTATGGCTGTGAGGGAGCTGCTGAAAACATCCACTTCT GTTGCATTTCACAAGTCACTGAATGATTAA
- the LOC107008417 gene encoding multisubstrate pseudouridine synthase 7 isoform X1, producing the protein MLKTLCSKLRRHHLLLRKTLLPNILKPYYYRFLENTLLPDTMKTMDESDVGISCYISNLRGFRGILKQRYSDFIVNEVDLDENVVHLNSLEAPKECSENKDVNISDQLNRSYVTEIESFRSLAGNSDADKLKAFIDELNSGADVSHESIVLSPSSDKSHRTEIHNFFKERLKFLVTDTIDGVEDQSKCVRVRLNNDRNNGRGRSSRKRKDRNDKRYDSRGSDSWPGHLGKFLRFHLFKENKDTQEALNVIAKMLGVQVRSFGFAGTKDKRAVSTQRVCFLVTVFKQQASKLAALNKRLIGIKVGDFCHVKEGLLLGQLYGNRFTITLRGVSAESEDIIKASAVALGKHGFINYFGLQRFGSSSVPTHLIGAALLRGEWKAAVSLILDPREGEKNAISTVREYYKESGDIDGTLRQLPRYLVAEKAILQCLKRSPGNYLQALKAIPRTLRMMYVHSYQSYLWNHAASMRVQKHGFDQVVLGDLVYSKEEYKVKESFVAECEDVNDNNMDDYSNLDEISETDLPEERNIPVKVINEEDLKSGTYTIDDVLLPLPGSRVIYPSNDIGEVYRDLAQKDGISLTETAHKIKEFSITNMTGAYRRVFQKPKDFEWELLSYTDGTIPLAETDFDVIAKSVKRKVIEEDPANGSKELPADSSAISVGGDMLSGKVCEEKINNEAGMQSEKSQSGGNAEESQMALKLSFTLPASCYATMAVRELLKTSTSVAFHKSLND; encoded by the exons ATGTTAAAAACCCTTTGTTCAAAACTCAGGCGTCATCATCTGCTACTAAGAAAAACCCTTTTGCCTAACATTCTTAAACCCTACTACTACAGATTTCTTGAAAACACCCTTTTGCCTGATACTATGAAAACTATGGATGAATCTGATGTGGGTATCTCTTGCTACATTTCCAACCTCCGTGGCTTTCGTGGCATCCTCAAGCAAag GTACTCTGACTTCATTGTAAATGAAGTGGACTTAGATGAAAATGTTGTTCATTTGAATTCGTTGGAGGCTCCAAAGGAG TGTTCAGAGAACAAGGACGTGAATATATCTGACCAACTGAATAGAAGTTATGTGACTGAGATAGAATCTTTCAGATCTCTCGCTGGCAATTCTGATGCTGACAAGCTTAAAGCTTTTATTGATGAACTTAATTCTGGGGCCGATGTCAGTCATGAATCCATCGTCCTTTCACCAAGTTCAGATAAATCCCATCGGACT gaaattcataattttttcaagGAAAGATTAAAATTCCTTGTAACCGATACAATTGATGGAGTAGAGGACCAATCAAAGTGTGTTCGTGTGAGATTGAATAACGACAGGAATAATGGAAGGGGTAGATCCTCTAGGAAAAGGAAAGACCGGAATGATAAACGTTATGACAGTAGAGGTTCAGACAGTTGGCCAGGACATCTTGGCAAGTTCCTCAG GTTTCATCTTTTCAAGGAGAATAAGGATACACAGGAAGCTTTAAACGTTATAGCAAAGATGCTTGGCGTTCAG GTTAGGTCCTTTGGATTTGCTGGTACTAAAGATAAGCGTGCTGTTTCAACTCAGAGGGTGTGCTTTCTG GTAACCGTTTTCAAGCAACAAGCAAGTAAATTAGCAGCTCTCAACAAAAGATTGATTGGTATCAAAGTTGGTGACTTTTG CCATGTTAAAGAAGGGCTTCTGCTTGGGCAGCTTTATGGGAACCGATTTACTATAACACTCAG GGGAGTGTCAGCAGAGTCTGAGGATATAATTAAAGCATCAGCAGTTGCCCTTGGAAAACATGGGTTTATAAACTATTTTGGCTTACAG CGGTTTGGCAGCAGTTCTGTGCCAACACATCTAATTGGAGCTGCATTATTGCGTGGAGAATGGAAAGCTGCTGTCAGCTTGATTCTTGATCCAAGAGAAGGGG AGAAGAATGCCATCAGTACAGTAAGGGAGTATTACAAGGAAAGTGGTGACATTGATGGGACTCTAAGGCAGTTACCTCGTTATCTGGTTGCTGAAAAGGCAATT TTGCAGTGCCTGAAAAGATCTCCTGGAAACTATCTACAAGCTCTGAAGGCCATACCCAGGACTCTCCGAATGAT GTATGTTCATAGCTATCAAAGTTATCTTTGGAACCATGCGGCAAGCATGAGAGTGCAAAAGCATG GGTTTGACCAAGTTGTGTTGGGAGATTTGGTGTATTCAAAAGAAGAGTATAAAGTGAAAGAATCTTTTGTTGCTGAATGTGAAGACGTGAATGACAATAATATGGATGATTATAGCAATCTGGATGAGATCTCAGAGACTGATCTTCCTGAAGAAAGAAATATACCAGTCAAG GTTATAAATGAAGAAGACCTTAAATCTGGTACATATACCATTGATGACGTACTTCTACCTTTGCCTGG GTCTAGAGTTATTTATCCATCAAATGACATTGGTGAAGTTTACCGTGACTTGGCACAAAAg GATGGTATCAGCTTGACAGAGACTGCACATAAGATCAA AGAATTCTCCATAACCAATATGACCGGAGCTTACAGACGCGTGTTTCAAAAGCCGAAGGATTTTGAATG GGAATTGCTTAGTTACACTGATGGAACTATACCTCTGGCTGAGacagattttgatgtcattgcCAAGTCAGTAAAAAGAAAGGTCATAGAGGAGGACCCGGCCAATGGAAGCAAAGAGCTTCCTGCTGACTCTTCAGCTATCTCTGTAGGCGGTGACATGCTTTCTGGAAAAGTGTGCGAGGAAAAGATCAACAATGAAGCAGGGATGCAATCAGAGAAATCTCAGAGTGGTGGTAATGCTGAGGAGAGCCAGATGGCTCTCAAGCTGAGCTTTACACTACCAGCTTCTTGCTATGCAACTATGGCTGTGAGGGAGCTGCTGAAAACATCCACTTCT GTTGCATTTCACAAGTCACTGAATGATTAA